One window of Chloroflexus aggregans DSM 9485 genomic DNA carries:
- the miaA gene encoding tRNA (adenosine(37)-N6)-dimethylallyltransferase MiaA — protein MNELIAIVGPTAVGKTELAVAWAQRINGEIVSADSRQIYRKMNIGTAKPSATEQALAPHHLIDIRDPEQSFSLAEFQDLALAAIADIQARGHVPLLVGGTGQYLAAVLEGWQIPRVPPQPELRAELEQVALHEGPATLHARLAAVDPVAAARIPPTNVRRVIRALEVYLVSGEPISRLQERQPPPFRPRTIWLHRPRTELYARADARIERMIAAGLVDEVAELLAGGYDWSLPAMSSLGYIQFRPYFEGTADLTTCIERLRFDTHAFIRRQEMWFRRLPNLEIWTPDHPDWRAIIA, from the coding sequence GTGAATGAACTCATTGCCATTGTCGGGCCAACCGCCGTCGGCAAAACCGAACTAGCGGTTGCGTGGGCCCAGCGCATCAATGGCGAGATTGTCTCTGCCGATTCGCGCCAAATTTACCGCAAGATGAACATCGGCACTGCCAAACCAAGCGCCACCGAACAAGCGCTCGCACCGCACCATTTAATCGACATTCGTGATCCCGAACAGTCCTTTTCGCTGGCCGAGTTTCAAGATTTAGCGCTCGCAGCCATTGCCGATATTCAGGCGCGCGGACACGTACCGTTGCTCGTCGGCGGTACCGGTCAATATCTAGCGGCCGTGTTGGAGGGATGGCAGATACCGCGTGTTCCGCCCCAACCTGAGCTACGCGCCGAGCTTGAACAGGTGGCACTGCACGAAGGGCCGGCCACCCTCCACGCACGCCTCGCCGCCGTTGACCCGGTGGCCGCGGCGCGGATTCCACCGACCAACGTGCGACGGGTCATCCGAGCACTCGAAGTCTATTTGGTGAGCGGTGAACCGATCTCACGCTTGCAAGAGCGACAACCACCACCGTTTCGCCCGCGCACGATCTGGCTGCACCGGCCACGCACCGAACTCTATGCCCGTGCCGACGCCCGGATTGAGCGCATGATCGCCGCCGGACTCGTTGACGAAGTTGCCGAGTTGCTTGCCGGCGGGTACGATTGGTCGTTGCCGGCAATGTCGAGCCTTGGTTATATTCAGTTCCGGCCCTATTTTGAAGGGACTGCCGACCTGACAACCTGCATCGAACGGCTACGCTTCGACACCCATGCCTTCATCCGCCGGCAAGAGATGTGGTTCCGGCGCTTACCCAATCTGGAAATCTGGACGCCCGATCACCCCGATTGGCGTGCCATCATAGCCTGA